One genomic segment of Fervidobacterium pennivorans includes these proteins:
- a CDS encoding sugar ABC transporter substrate-binding protein, giving the protein MRKWLTVVLAVLFVFLAFAQAKKITIWTSEAQVPILKKLADQYKAKYGVQVDVIQVNFGDIKSKFLTAAPAGEGPDIIVGAHDWVGELVVNGLLEPINLPEKEKYFPAPLQGFTYNGKVYGVPYAFDGPALMYNKDYVQNPPKTFDELIALAKKIEKDYGGEVRGFIYDYKNFYFSSFAFFGMGGYVFGTDKTGKINVKDVGLANAGAIEGLKLIKKLVDEKILTPGDNYNTMDGLFKDGLAAMIINGPWAVPGYKQAGINFDVAPIPDLPGGKKPKPFFGAQGFMVNAKSKNKLFALDFLTKFIATKDIMYQIWQADPRCPSRTDVNELVMAKDPLTKKFADFLGKYGLPMPNVPEMAAVWGAMGDALAKALDQGVPAEKALADAVAQIKAQIK; this is encoded by the coding sequence ATGAGAAAGTGGCTAACAGTTGTTTTGGCAGTTCTTTTTGTTTTCTTGGCATTTGCTCAAGCCAAGAAGATCACTATTTGGACATCAGAAGCGCAGGTTCCTATTCTTAAGAAACTTGCAGACCAGTACAAAGCGAAGTACGGTGTTCAGGTTGATGTTATTCAGGTCAATTTCGGGGATATCAAATCAAAATTCTTGACAGCAGCACCAGCAGGTGAAGGTCCGGATATCATTGTTGGAGCACACGACTGGGTTGGTGAACTTGTTGTTAACGGGTTGCTTGAACCAATTAACCTCCCAGAAAAAGAAAAATACTTCCCAGCTCCACTTCAAGGATTTACCTACAACGGCAAGGTTTACGGTGTTCCATATGCATTCGATGGTCCAGCACTAATGTACAACAAAGACTACGTTCAGAACCCACCAAAAACATTTGATGAGCTCATCGCACTTGCAAAGAAAATAGAAAAAGACTATGGCGGAGAAGTTAGAGGATTTATTTACGACTACAAGAACTTCTACTTCAGCTCATTTGCATTCTTTGGTATGGGCGGTTACGTGTTTGGAACTGATAAGACGGGAAAAATCAATGTGAAAGATGTTGGACTTGCAAATGCTGGAGCGATTGAAGGTCTCAAACTTATTAAGAAACTTGTTGACGAAAAGATACTGACACCTGGCGACAACTACAACACAATGGATGGTCTGTTCAAAGACGGTTTGGCAGCAATGATAATCAATGGTCCATGGGCAGTTCCTGGCTACAAACAGGCTGGTATCAATTTTGATGTTGCTCCAATTCCAGACCTTCCTGGTGGAAAGAAACCAAAGCCGTTCTTTGGTGCACAAGGTTTCATGGTTAACGCAAAGAGCAAAAACAAACTCTTCGCACTTGACTTCTTGACAAAGTTCATAGCAACCAAAGATATCATGTACCAGATTTGGCAAGCAGATCCAAGATGTCCATCTAGAACGGACGTTAATGAACTCGTTATGGCAAAAGACCCACTTACAAAGAAGTTTGCCGACTTCCTTGGAAAATATGGTCTTCCAATGCCGAATGTACCAGAGATGGCAGCAGTTTGGGGAGCAATGGGTGATGCTCTAGCAAAAGCGCTTGACCAGGGTGTTCCTGCAGAAAAGGCTCTTGCTGACGCTGTTGCCCAGATAAAAGCACAGATTAAGTAA
- a CDS encoding ABC transporter permease subunit, with protein sequence MKFWKVIGYVMLTAFTVFSILGAIFLFGRGFYELSVTLFVLIFLIDFFILNRNAYPYRYMIPALILLFILVLYPIAFTIRTAFTNYGTGHIMTRQEVVERLLVDPIYTYVVPDSSPLTYSVYVRFEGTQPTNDFRTIVFDGSSYYVAREYRVLKSEAGQLILGEAELIKLSESGLSLERQNGKIELIRDSGKIYRYFYNPEDSSTYINEDYFKYSILFPIMSKIEFVDSNGNRFAVRQNEDGKLLMYNIRHLYKLGLAETIEKGKSIVKTVLINTITNRPLIEENGTIYDINEKGEKVAVGGYISYYGLKNFTRIFTDPTVSGPFAKIFVWNFTWAALSVLFTFVIGLILALVLNNPNLRGRAIYRSLLIIPWAIPAFISVLVWKNGFFNETYGILNKFIITQIFGKEPIRWFNDPFWAKVAVLTVNTWLGFPYMMVVSLGALQSIPEDYYEAAAIDGANKWQRFWKITFPLLMTTIAPLLVGSFAFNFNNFVNIYLLTGGGPAMPNTTTPAGSTDILISYTYKLAFEGGRGQDFGFASAISIIIFFIVGTLSFINFRLSGSFEEVNR encoded by the coding sequence ATGAAGTTTTGGAAAGTTATTGGTTACGTAATGCTCACTGCATTCACTGTCTTCAGCATACTTGGTGCCATCTTTCTTTTTGGAAGAGGTTTCTACGAGTTGTCTGTAACGCTCTTTGTTTTGATATTCTTGATAGACTTTTTTATTCTTAATAGGAACGCCTACCCATACCGCTACATGATACCAGCTTTGATTCTACTTTTTATTCTTGTTCTCTATCCAATTGCCTTCACGATAAGAACCGCATTTACAAATTATGGAACCGGTCACATTATGACTCGTCAAGAGGTTGTCGAAAGATTGCTGGTGGACCCGATTTATACTTACGTTGTTCCAGACAGTTCGCCACTAACTTACAGCGTTTATGTGAGGTTTGAAGGTACTCAACCAACTAACGATTTTAGAACTATCGTATTTGATGGTTCAAGTTACTACGTTGCTAGAGAATATCGTGTTCTGAAAAGCGAAGCAGGGCAATTGATATTAGGTGAGGCGGAACTGATAAAGCTTAGTGAAAGTGGATTGAGTTTAGAAAGGCAAAACGGCAAAATAGAGCTTATTCGAGATAGCGGGAAGATTTACAGGTACTTTTATAACCCTGAAGATAGCTCAACATACATAAATGAAGATTATTTCAAATATTCAATACTTTTCCCAATTATGAGTAAAATAGAATTTGTTGACAGTAATGGTAATAGATTTGCAGTCAGGCAAAATGAAGATGGAAAGCTTTTAATGTACAATATCAGACATTTGTATAAACTAGGTCTTGCTGAAACAATAGAAAAGGGAAAAAGTATAGTTAAGACAGTTCTCATAAATACAATCACAAATAGGCCACTGATTGAAGAGAATGGTACGATATACGATATAAATGAAAAGGGAGAGAAGGTAGCTGTTGGTGGATACATTTCTTATTATGGTTTGAAGAATTTTACAAGAATATTCACCGATCCAACTGTTTCCGGTCCATTCGCAAAAATATTTGTTTGGAACTTCACATGGGCTGCTTTGAGCGTCTTGTTCACTTTTGTAATAGGTTTGATACTTGCCCTTGTTCTTAATAATCCAAACCTAAGAGGTCGTGCAATCTACAGGTCTCTTTTAATTATACCTTGGGCGATACCTGCCTTCATATCGGTTCTCGTTTGGAAGAACGGGTTCTTCAATGAAACATATGGTATTTTAAACAAGTTTATAATTACACAAATTTTTGGTAAGGAACCCATCAGGTGGTTTAACGACCCGTTTTGGGCTAAGGTTGCTGTATTGACAGTCAACACATGGCTTGGTTTTCCCTACATGATGGTTGTTTCACTGGGTGCTTTGCAGAGTATTCCTGAAGATTACTACGAAGCTGCTGCTATCGATGGCGCTAACAAATGGCAAAGATTTTGGAAGATTACATTCCCATTGCTTATGACTACTATCGCACCTTTATTGGTTGGTAGTTTTGCGTTCAATTTCAACAACTTTGTCAACATATACCTCCTTACCGGTGGTGGACCTGCAATGCCAAATACCACAACACCTGCTGGTTCTACAGATATTTTGATTTCTTACACATACAAACTTGCTTTCGAAGGAGGACGTGGTCAAGATTTCGGTTTTGCTTCAGCAATATCTATTATCATATTCTTCATAGTCGGAACACTGAGCTTTATCAACTTCCGCCTGTCTGGGTCCTTTGAGGAGGTGAATAGATAA
- a CDS encoding ABC transporter permease subunit, with amino-acid sequence MVRKERKWLTHIILIIVSIVVLFPIVWVVSTSLRRDNAAFSTKLFSSRMTLQNYIDLIAPEKNGPRLVSDMDALILMAPPHDKITIEKAKELFQNDVKRFKMYIQETEKLKKEIDNAISYLNDYFEKNSQSLTKSYIADIDSIIKELQFEKPKKYLEVAAYELYSQGEDLSSIPEVDPYAGQQDWEDMIGKRKAKLEELNNEKVTLQSAIEPLEKTYRTYQSQYLSLSRTIRSFLVPQLKEYSLVLNSASDLLDAAKVSNVLAESLPEENTILESFKTTFEQIKGIQLNVQKFDDLKDIGEALSEFQKGYNQVINKWAQATNKDKAPFADFLNTIDVFTTRIASTINETVSLMNRLNKVTEKMLQLQVEITKYKSRYAKIEEEINNISAELTKAYELLHDSLLYLKAKLAITQLEKIKTLVANMKLPAQLQMLNIQSKRIFGITTDVASMINDQKKQNKVRKIASKLDWPGTAKDMFTNYEIFSQNYESFINDLKVYLADIEIQGPKFMPVSKTGVKVRPVAMERLIDTVLSVYRNNVVPNMNVMSRKSSELSDKLNIKELSVSLKKLDGAAFRIDQIWQRKPDHYMLKWIMNSVIVSLSVAIIITAVTALAAYPFSRMRFRGRKYGIMALLLIQMFPAIMYMIAIYTFLSFAGKYIPGFGLSKLSGLIFAYLGGIAYNMYLIKGYYDTIPDSLEEAALIDGATRWQTFVKIVLPLASPILAVIVILTFMGTFNEFVLARIILQDVKQYTYAIGLYTFSTGPFETQWGLFTAAAMIGMVPMVILFLLMQKYIVGGLVKGAVKG; translated from the coding sequence ATGGTTCGAAAAGAAAGAAAATGGCTCACACATATCATCCTTATAATAGTCTCTATAGTTGTTTTATTCCCAATTGTCTGGGTCGTCTCTACGTCCTTAAGACGTGACAATGCAGCGTTTTCAACTAAATTGTTTAGTAGTAGAATGACTCTTCAAAACTACATAGATCTTATAGCACCCGAGAAAAATGGACCAAGATTGGTTTCTGATATGGACGCACTTATTCTGATGGCACCTCCTCATGATAAGATTACGATCGAAAAAGCAAAAGAACTTTTCCAGAACGATGTCAAAAGATTCAAGATGTACATTCAAGAAACCGAAAAATTGAAAAAAGAAATAGACAATGCAATTTCTTATCTTAATGATTATTTTGAAAAGAATTCGCAGTCGCTCACGAAATCTTACATAGCTGATATAGACAGCATTATTAAAGAACTCCAATTTGAAAAACCAAAAAAATATTTAGAGGTTGCTGCTTATGAATTGTACTCTCAGGGTGAGGACCTAAGCTCTATCCCAGAAGTTGACCCATATGCAGGTCAACAGGACTGGGAAGATATGATTGGTAAAAGAAAAGCGAAATTAGAAGAGTTGAATAATGAAAAGGTGACTTTGCAAAGTGCTATTGAACCTCTGGAAAAAACATATCGAACATACCAAAGTCAATATCTAAGCCTTTCTAGAACCATTCGGTCTTTCTTGGTTCCACAGCTAAAGGAATACTCCTTGGTTCTCAATTCTGCGTCTGACTTGCTCGATGCTGCGAAGGTCTCTAATGTTTTGGCAGAATCATTACCAGAAGAAAATACAATATTAGAAAGTTTCAAAACAACATTTGAACAGATAAAAGGTATCCAATTGAATGTTCAGAAGTTTGATGATTTGAAAGATATTGGCGAAGCGTTGTCAGAATTTCAGAAGGGATATAACCAAGTAATTAACAAATGGGCACAGGCAACAAACAAGGATAAAGCACCATTTGCCGATTTCTTGAATACAATAGATGTCTTTACAACGAGAATAGCAAGTACAATAAACGAAACTGTAAGCTTAATGAACAGGTTAAACAAAGTAACCGAGAAAATGTTACAATTGCAAGTGGAAATAACGAAATACAAGAGCAGGTATGCTAAGATTGAAGAAGAAATCAACAACATTAGTGCTGAGCTTACAAAAGCTTACGAGCTTTTACATGATTCATTGTTGTACCTAAAAGCGAAACTTGCAATTACCCAACTTGAAAAAATAAAAACTTTAGTTGCTAACATGAAACTCCCAGCTCAACTCCAAATGCTTAACATTCAATCTAAGAGGATATTCGGAATCACGACAGATGTAGCAAGCATGATAAATGACCAAAAGAAGCAGAATAAGGTCAGGAAAATAGCTTCTAAGCTCGATTGGCCAGGTACTGCGAAAGACATGTTTACGAACTACGAAATTTTCTCGCAAAACTATGAATCTTTCATAAATGATTTAAAGGTTTACCTTGCGGATATAGAAATTCAGGGTCCTAAGTTTATGCCTGTTTCGAAGACAGGCGTAAAGGTCAGACCTGTTGCTATGGAACGTCTAATCGATACGGTGCTTTCTGTGTACAGGAACAACGTAGTACCTAATATGAATGTTATGTCGAGAAAGTCTTCCGAACTATCTGATAAGCTAAATATAAAAGAACTTTCAGTGAGCTTGAAAAAACTCGATGGGGCGGCATTCAGGATCGACCAAATTTGGCAAAGAAAACCAGACCATTATATGTTGAAGTGGATTATGAACAGTGTTATTGTCTCTCTCAGCGTAGCAATTATAATAACTGCGGTAACTGCTCTTGCAGCGTATCCATTCAGTAGGATGAGGTTTAGAGGGAGAAAGTATGGAATCATGGCGTTATTGCTCATTCAAATGTTCCCAGCAATTATGTACATGATAGCTATTTACACATTCTTATCGTTCGCTGGAAAGTATATTCCAGGGTTTGGATTGAGTAAGCTATCTGGTTTGATATTTGCTTATCTTGGTGGTATTGCATATAATATGTACCTTATAAAAGGTTATTACGATACTATCCCAGACTCACTAGAAGAAGCAGCTTTAATTGATGGCGCAACGAGATGGCAGACATTTGTGAAAATAGTTCTTCCTCTAGCTTCTCCGATTCTTGCGGTTATCGTTATCCTTACGTTCATGGGTACGTTTAACGAATTCGTTCTTGCAAGGATTATATTACAAGATGTTAAACAGTACACATATGCTATAGGTTTGTACACGTTCTCGACAGGTCCTTTTGAAACACAATGGGGATTGTTCACAGCAGCTGCAATGATAGGTATGGTACCAATGGTGATTCTATTCTTATTGATGCAAAAATATATTGTCGGTGGTCTTGTGAAAGGAGCGGTTAAAGGATAA
- a CDS encoding alkaline phosphatase family protein, protein MSVGDGLISPQYDSSIVNLVSTFLKHFAIQSNHPEYPLEGNFEGFFHNVKKIVIFLIDGMGYNKFLKINTNIGFRDIIKVSSVFPTTTVAAVTSWFTGKTPKEHGLLGYILYLREIGSITNMIEFTYPGVEGGIFSGLIKKRLHRLDNVFDLLKDRGFYGGVLTHANISNSGLSYLIHKNAHVMGYYYMGDLLATLKKKLAEDWQGILYIYWGHLDGLGHKKGPDSEAYEMEMTRLLLEIKKFAEEHIPNDTLLVVTSDHGMVQIPSSTNYFLKPTDTFNKLLVSPPGGEMRMMYFYLVKKSNYEFLRNYFEENYPSSCVFLTSREAVDMGLFGPGRVHPELYNRIGDAIMITKSNNAFTYLYSGGEERLAGMHGSLTEDEVFVPAVFIRR, encoded by the coding sequence ATGAGCGTTGGTGATGGGCTGATTTCTCCCCAGTACGATAGTTCTATTGTCAATCTTGTTTCGACATTTCTCAAACACTTTGCGATTCAATCAAACCATCCTGAATACCCCCTCGAAGGCAACTTCGAGGGGTTTTTCCACAATGTGAAAAAAATAGTGATATTCTTGATAGATGGAATGGGATATAACAAGTTCTTAAAAATCAATACGAATATTGGTTTCAGGGATATTATAAAGGTTTCAAGTGTTTTTCCAACCACAACTGTTGCTGCTGTGACAAGTTGGTTTACTGGAAAGACACCAAAAGAGCATGGCCTTCTTGGTTATATTTTGTATCTACGTGAGATAGGTTCAATTACAAATATGATTGAGTTCACCTATCCAGGTGTAGAAGGTGGCATATTTTCTGGGCTCATCAAAAAACGGTTACATAGATTAGATAACGTCTTCGACCTTTTGAAAGACAGAGGGTTTTACGGAGGAGTCTTAACGCATGCTAACATTTCCAACTCAGGTCTTTCTTATCTAATACATAAAAATGCGCACGTGATGGGGTATTACTATATGGGAGATTTGTTGGCTACTTTGAAAAAAAAGCTTGCTGAAGACTGGCAAGGGATTCTTTACATCTACTGGGGTCATCTGGATGGTTTGGGACATAAGAAGGGTCCAGATAGTGAAGCTTACGAAATGGAAATGACAAGGCTACTTTTAGAAATTAAGAAATTCGCCGAAGAACACATACCTAATGATACACTTCTTGTAGTTACATCTGATCATGGCATGGTGCAAATACCAAGTTCGACAAACTATTTCTTGAAACCAACAGATACATTCAACAAACTTTTAGTATCACCTCCAGGGGGAGAGATGAGAATGATGTATTTCTATTTAGTAAAAAAGAGCAACTACGAATTCTTAAGGAACTACTTCGAAGAAAACTATCCTTCGAGCTGCGTATTTCTAACAAGCAGAGAAGCTGTGGATATGGGACTTTTTGGACCTGGGAGAGTGCATCCAGAGTTGTATAACAGAATAGGTGATGCTATAATGATAACGAAGTCGAATAACGCATTCACATATTTGTATAGCGGTGGCGAAGAGAGGCTTGCTGGTATGCATGGTAGCTTAACCGAAGATGAGGTATTTGTTCCCGCAGTTTTTATAAGAAGATAA
- the gltX gene encoding glutamate--tRNA ligase: protein MVRVRFAPSPTGYLHVGGARTALFNWLFARKNKGKFILRIEDTDTERSTRESEQMIMNDLKWLGLFWDEGPDIGGEFGPYRQSERLHLYKQYAFELVERGHAYFAVYDKNDPKNVLYTTTEEPKDGNPYTIVFKVPENEIVKFNDMLKGEIEFSTEHMDDFIILKSNGYPVYNFAVVIDDHLMGITHVLRGEDHISNTPKQILIYRAFEWEPPKFMHIPLILGADKTPLSKRHGATAVEHFRIEGYLAKALVNYLAILGWSVDEEIFDYTQKIDSFTPDRISNKNVVFDYQKLEWVNGKHMRLLTMDELYTHFEEWRKFVGAEKQIPREVLEICREKVNTLKQLYEFALPFVDENYEYSQEYIEKFAKKPEAVSIIELALERFSSLENYDIQNVETTLREIATSLNIGTNKVFQTIRGALLGKLVTPGLFESIVVLGRAETIRRLQRALDFVKKLTQCDYHREL from the coding sequence ATGGTAAGAGTGAGATTTGCACCAAGCCCGACTGGTTATCTACATGTAGGTGGAGCTAGGACAGCCCTATTTAATTGGCTCTTTGCAAGGAAAAACAAAGGTAAATTCATTCTAAGAATAGAAGATACTGATACGGAAAGGTCAACACGTGAGTCAGAACAAATGATAATGAACGATTTAAAATGGCTTGGTTTGTTCTGGGACGAAGGACCAGATATAGGGGGCGAGTTTGGTCCTTACAGGCAAAGTGAAAGATTACACTTGTACAAACAGTACGCATTTGAATTAGTGGAAAGAGGACATGCTTACTTTGCGGTTTACGATAAGAACGATCCAAAAAACGTTCTTTACACAACAACCGAAGAACCAAAAGATGGAAATCCATACACCATTGTTTTCAAAGTGCCGGAGAATGAAATTGTGAAATTCAATGATATGCTAAAAGGCGAAATTGAATTCTCAACAGAACATATGGATGACTTTATAATATTGAAGTCCAACGGATATCCTGTTTACAACTTCGCCGTTGTTATAGATGACCATTTGATGGGAATAACGCATGTCCTTCGCGGAGAAGACCATATATCAAACACACCAAAACAGATACTCATCTACAGAGCATTTGAATGGGAGCCTCCAAAATTTATGCATATTCCTTTGATACTTGGCGCAGACAAGACTCCTTTGAGTAAAAGACATGGAGCAACCGCAGTTGAGCATTTTAGAATAGAAGGATATCTTGCTAAAGCTTTGGTTAACTATCTTGCAATCCTTGGATGGAGTGTGGACGAAGAGATATTCGATTATACACAAAAGATAGATTCGTTCACCCCAGATAGGATTTCCAACAAAAATGTTGTATTTGATTATCAAAAACTCGAGTGGGTCAATGGAAAGCATATGAGATTACTTACGATGGATGAACTCTATACCCATTTTGAAGAATGGAGAAAGTTTGTTGGAGCCGAAAAACAGATTCCAAGAGAGGTCTTAGAAATATGCAGAGAGAAGGTTAATACCCTAAAACAGCTCTACGAATTTGCTCTGCCATTTGTTGATGAAAACTACGAATATTCGCAAGAATACATTGAAAAGTTCGCAAAGAAACCAGAAGCTGTTAGTATCATCGAGTTGGCGCTCGAGAGATTTTCCAGCTTAGAAAATTACGATATTCAAAATGTTGAAACAACGTTGAGAGAAATTGCTACCTCACTTAATATTGGAACGAATAAAGTTTTTCAGACAATTAGAGGGGCATTACTTGGAAAGCTTGTTACTCCTGGGTTGTTTGAAAGTATAGTTGTACTAGGAAGAGCCGAAACAATTAGAAGGTTGCAAAGAGCTCTTGACTTTGTCAAAAAACTAACCCAATGTGACTACCACCGAGAGCTATAA
- a CDS encoding alanyl-tRNA editing protein, translated as MKIQSVYKNDKLEIVKIEEKNGRFYAYAFSSPFYPDGKGGQLGDRGKIGNIDVLAVSERDGFVVHELSGIIEPGIYDVQIDQLRRKDIAQQHTAQHILSAAFIEVAEIETVSFHMGEEYSTIDLDIPFVEPEVTEETEDLANRIVQSCTQVEEIVTDFEGVKAFELRKPLSDKVKGKVRLIKIANLDISACGGFHVDNTGEIGVVKIIDLEKVKGNLTRVYFVAGVRAVRYFRKYNNVLKNLSRQLTSSIDELNQRVEKIINELREKSSLLSKVSQDYAELLKQAIENNDFVYFEGYTEVGNFLSKIVDNQFLVFYDGSKYIIGSKKYDVRKFVKALIEKFGGKGGGKEEFANYIPNRKLSATDFETVFSEVYNK; from the coding sequence TTGAAGATTCAGAGCGTGTACAAAAACGATAAATTAGAGATTGTCAAAATCGAAGAGAAGAATGGTAGATTTTATGCGTACGCTTTTTCATCACCGTTTTATCCTGATGGAAAAGGTGGACAACTTGGAGATAGAGGAAAAATCGGCAACATCGACGTATTAGCTGTAAGTGAAAGAGACGGTTTTGTTGTCCATGAACTTTCTGGAATAATAGAACCAGGTATATACGATGTGCAAATCGACCAACTTCGTAGGAAAGATATCGCACAACAACATACTGCGCAGCATATATTGTCAGCAGCTTTCATAGAAGTTGCTGAAATTGAGACTGTTAGCTTTCACATGGGCGAAGAGTATTCAACTATAGACTTGGACATACCATTTGTGGAACCAGAGGTCACTGAGGAAACAGAAGATTTGGCAAACAGGATTGTTCAATCATGCACACAGGTAGAGGAAATAGTAACAGATTTCGAAGGAGTTAAGGCTTTCGAATTGAGAAAACCTTTGAGTGACAAGGTAAAGGGAAAGGTAAGGTTAATAAAAATAGCGAACCTAGATATCTCGGCGTGCGGTGGGTTTCATGTTGATAATACCGGCGAGATAGGTGTTGTAAAGATTATAGATCTGGAAAAAGTAAAAGGTAACCTCACAAGGGTGTATTTTGTCGCAGGTGTAAGGGCTGTAAGATATTTCAGAAAGTACAACAATGTGCTTAAGAACCTTTCAAGACAGTTAACTTCTTCAATCGATGAACTGAACCAGCGTGTTGAAAAGATAATCAACGAACTTCGGGAGAAAAGTTCGTTGCTTTCAAAAGTTTCACAAGACTATGCTGAATTATTGAAACAAGCTATTGAAAACAACGATTTTGTCTACTTCGAAGGTTACACAGAAGTTGGAAATTTCTTGTCAAAAATTGTTGACAACCAGTTCTTAGTTTTTTACGATGGTAGCAAGTACATCATCGGTTCAAAAAAGTATGATGTACGGAAATTTGTAAAAGCATTAATTGAAAAATTTGGAGGAAAGGGTGGAGGAAAAGAAGAGTTTGCAAATTACATACCAAATAGAAAGTTGTCAGCAACAGATTTTGAGACTGTTTTTTCCGAGGTCTACAACAAATAG